Proteins from a genomic interval of Maniola jurtina chromosome 8, ilManJurt1.1, whole genome shotgun sequence:
- the LOC123867641 gene encoding glutamate-gated chloride channel isoform X31, whose protein sequence is MGWSCVVARAVAVLLMLSRASALTSDIFAAGKSDKEILDNLLKNSRYDKRLLPPVDGVLTVNVSVLLLSLASPDESSLKYEVEFLLQQQWYDPRLRYSNQSHYDFLNAIHHHEDIWLPDTYFIMHGDFKDPIIPMHFALRIYRNGTINYLMRRHLILSCQGSLNIFPFDDPLCSFALESISYEQSAITYVWKNDEDTLRKSPSLTTLNAYLIKNQTIPCPNKASWRADGLTLYEDDEDLTCNLCQRRFEEQGNYSCLKVDLIFTRDRAFYFTTVFIPGIILVTSSFITFWLEWNAVPARSMIGVTTMLNFFTTSNGFRSTLPVVSNLTAMNVWDGVCMCFIYASLLEFVCVNYVGRKRPLHNVVYRPGENPVTQRLPAVLSRIGIILASPLGDKKRESTTATDLVTCTACTGAPGSCTHTANNGGVSEVRKKEPPHPIRVAKTIDVIARFTFPTAYAVFLIFFFIHYKAFS, encoded by the exons ATGGGTTGGTCATGCGTTGTGGCACGCGCCGTGGCTGTCCTCCTCATGCTCAGCAGAGCATCTGCACTTACGTCcgatat ttttgcaGCGGGCAAGTCGGACAAAGAGATTCTGGACAATCTTCTGAAAAACTCCCGCTATGACAAAAGACTGCTCCCACCAGTAGATG GTGTCCTCACCGTAAATGTTAGCGTGCTACTTCTTAGTTTAGCATCTCCAGATGAATCTAGTCTT AAATACGAGGTTGAATTTCTTCTGCAACAGCAGTGGTATGATCCTCGACTGCGGTATTCAAATCAGTCGCATTACGACTTCCTTAACGCCATCCATCATCACGAGGATATTTGGCTACCCGATACTTACTTCATCATGCATGGAGACTTTAAA GATCCAATAATACCGATGCATTTTGCCTTGCGCATATATCGGAATGGCACCATCAACTACTTGATGCGGCGTCACCTCATTTTGTCCTGTCAGGGAAGCCTCAACATATTCCCATTTGATGACCCATTGTGTTCATTTGCGTTAGAAAGTA TATCATACGAACAATCGGCTATAACTTATGTTTGGAAAAACGATGAAGACACTCTAAGGAAGTCACCGTCGTTAACGACGCTAAATGCCTACCTCATCAAGAACCAGACCATTCCTTGTCCCAATAAAGCGAGCTGGAGAG CTGATGGTTTAACACTTTACGAAGACGATGAAGACCTGACATGTAATCTTTGCCAGAGACGATTTGAGGAGCAAG GTAACTACAGCTGTCTAAAGGTGGACCTTATTTTTACAAGAGACCGAGCATTCTACTTTACCACAGTATTTATCCCTGGCATAATCCTGGTGACCTCTTCCTTCATCACATTTTGGCTGGAATGGAACGCAGTTCCAGCTCGTTCCATGATAG GTGTAACAACCATGTTGAATTTCTTTACAACGTCCAATGGTTTCCGTTCAACGTTACCAGTGGTGTCGAATTTGACTGCAATGAACGTATGGGACGGAGTGTGCATGTGTTTCATCTACGCGTCCCTTCTTGAATTTGTCTGCGTCAATTACGTAGGTCGCAAGAGACCACTGCATAATGTGGTGTATAGGCCCGGCGAGAACCCAGTAACACAG CGACTGCCCGCAGTTCTGAGCAGAATTGGCATTATACTGGCCAGCCCCTTG ggTGATAAAAAGAGAGAGTCAACAACTGCAACAGATCTGGTGACGTGTACAGCATGTACAGGTGCGCCCGGATCTTGCACACATACGGCCAACAATGGCGGGGTTTCCGAG GTCCGTAAAAAGGAGCCTCCGCATCCAATCCGTGTGGCGAAGACGATCGACGTGATAGCTCGCTTTACCTTCCCCACTGCGTACGCCGTGTTTctcatcttcttcttcattcACTACAAGGCCTTCTCTTAA
- the LOC123867641 gene encoding glutamate-gated chloride channel isoform X42, with protein sequence MGWSCVVARAVAVLLMLSRASALTSDIFAAGKSDKEILDNLLKNSRYDKRLLPPVDGVLTVNVSVLLLSLASPDESSLKYEVEFLLQQQWYDPRLRYSNQSHYDFLNAIHHHEDIWLPDTYFIMHGDFKDPIIPMHFALRIYRNGTINYLMRRHLILSCQGSLNIFPFDDPLCSFALESISYEQSAITYVWKNDEDTLRKSPSLTTLNAYLIKNQTIPCPNKASWRADGLTLYEDDEDLTCNLCQRRFEEQGNYSCLKVDLIFTRDRAFYFTTVFIPGIILVTSSFITFWLEWNAVPARSMIGNYSCLKVDLIFTRDRSFYFTTVFIPGIILVTSSFITFWLEWNAVPARVMIGVTTMLNFFTTSNGFRSTLPVVSNLTAMNVWDGVCMCFIYASLLEFVCVNYVGRKRPLHNVVYRPGENPVTQRLPAVLSRIGIILASPLEAMAFLHWAKSETPQPETSGAGDKKRESTTATDLVTCTACTGAPGSCTHTANNGGVSEVRKKEPPHPIRVAKTIDVIARFTFPTAYAVFLIFFFIHYKAFS encoded by the exons ATGGGTTGGTCATGCGTTGTGGCACGCGCCGTGGCTGTCCTCCTCATGCTCAGCAGAGCATCTGCACTTACGTCcgatat ttttgcaGCGGGCAAGTCGGACAAAGAGATTCTGGACAATCTTCTGAAAAACTCCCGCTATGACAAAAGACTGCTCCCACCAGTAGATG GTGTCCTCACCGTAAATGTTAGCGTGCTACTTCTTAGTTTAGCATCTCCAGATGAATCTAGTCTT AAATACGAGGTTGAATTTCTTCTGCAACAGCAGTGGTATGATCCTCGACTGCGGTATTCAAATCAGTCGCATTACGACTTCCTTAACGCCATCCATCATCACGAGGATATTTGGCTACCCGATACTTACTTCATCATGCATGGAGACTTTAAA GATCCAATAATACCGATGCATTTTGCCTTGCGCATATATCGGAATGGCACCATCAACTACTTGATGCGGCGTCACCTCATTTTGTCCTGTCAGGGAAGCCTCAACATATTCCCATTTGATGACCCATTGTGTTCATTTGCGTTAGAAAGTA TATCATACGAACAATCGGCTATAACTTATGTTTGGAAAAACGATGAAGACACTCTAAGGAAGTCACCGTCGTTAACGACGCTAAATGCCTACCTCATCAAGAACCAGACCATTCCTTGTCCCAATAAAGCGAGCTGGAGAG CTGATGGTTTAACACTTTACGAAGACGATGAAGACCTGACATGTAATCTTTGCCAGAGACGATTTGAGGAGCAAG GTAACTACAGCTGTCTAAAGGTGGACCTTATTTTTACAAGAGACCGAGCATTCTACTTTACCACAGTATTTATCCCTGGCATAATCCTGGTGACCTCTTCCTTCATCACATTTTGGCTGGAATGGAACGCAGTTCCAGCTCGTTCCATGATAG GTAATTACAGCTGCCTCAAAGTGGATCTAATCTTCACAAGAGATAGATCATTTTACTTCACTACTGTTTTCATTCCGGGCATCATTTTGGTGACGTCGTCTTTTATTACTTTTTGGTTGGAATGGAATGCAGTACCTGCTAGAGTCATGATAG GTGTAACAACCATGTTGAATTTCTTTACAACGTCCAATGGTTTCCGTTCAACGTTACCAGTGGTGTCGAATTTGACTGCAATGAACGTATGGGACGGAGTGTGCATGTGTTTCATCTACGCGTCCCTTCTTGAATTTGTCTGCGTCAATTACGTAGGTCGCAAGAGACCACTGCATAATGTGGTGTATAGGCCCGGCGAGAACCCAGTAACACAG CGACTGCCCGCAGTTCTGAGCAGAATTGGCATTATACTGGCCAGCCCCTTG GAGGCGATGGCATTCCTCCATTGGGCAAAATCTGAAACGCCTCAGCCGGAGACTAGCGGTGCT ggTGATAAAAAGAGAGAGTCAACAACTGCAACAGATCTGGTGACGTGTACAGCATGTACAGGTGCGCCCGGATCTTGCACACATACGGCCAACAATGGCGGGGTTTCCGAG GTCCGTAAAAAGGAGCCTCCGCATCCAATCCGTGTGGCGAAGACGATCGACGTGATAGCTCGCTTTACCTTCCCCACTGCGTACGCCGTGTTTctcatcttcttcttcattcACTACAAGGCCTTCTCTTAA
- the LOC123867641 gene encoding glutamate-gated chloride channel isoform X8: MGWSCVVARAVAVLLMLSRASALTSDIFAAGKSDKEILDNLLKNSRYDKRLLPPVDDPEFCCGLTSPNDTLNQNNIGLPSLRPRSHNRGVLTVNVSVLLLSLASPDESSLKYEVEFLLQQQWYDPRLRYSNQSHYDFLNAIHHHEDIWLPDTYFIMHGDFKDPIIPMHFALRIYRNGTINYLMRRHLILSCQGSLNIFPFDDPLCSFALESISYEQSAITYVWKNDEDTLRKSPSLTTLNAYLIKNQTIPCPNKASWRADGLTLYEDDEDLTCNLCQRRFEEQGNYSCLKVDLIFTRDRAFYFTTVFIPGIILVTSSFITFWLEWNAVPARSMIGNYSCLKVDLIFTRDRSFYFTTVFIPGIILVTSSFITFWLEWNAVPARVMIGVTTMLNFFTTSNGFRSTLPVVSNLTAMNVWDGVCMCFIYASLLEFVCVNYVGRKRPLHNVVYRPGENPVTQRLPAVLSRIGIILASPLGDKKRESTTATDLVTCTACTGAPGSCTHTANNGGVSEVRKKEPPHPIRVAKTIDVIARFTFPTAYAVFLIFFFIHYKAFS, from the exons ATGGGTTGGTCATGCGTTGTGGCACGCGCCGTGGCTGTCCTCCTCATGCTCAGCAGAGCATCTGCACTTACGTCcgatat ttttgcaGCGGGCAAGTCGGACAAAGAGATTCTGGACAATCTTCTGAAAAACTCCCGCTATGACAAAAGACTGCTCCCACCAGTAGATG ATCCTGAATTTTGTTGTGGTCTCACTTCGCCGAACGACACTctcaatcaaaataatattgggCTACCCTCGCTTCGGCCTCGATCGCACAATCGTG GTGTCCTCACCGTAAATGTTAGCGTGCTACTTCTTAGTTTAGCATCTCCAGATGAATCTAGTCTT AAATACGAGGTTGAATTTCTTCTGCAACAGCAGTGGTATGATCCTCGACTGCGGTATTCAAATCAGTCGCATTACGACTTCCTTAACGCCATCCATCATCACGAGGATATTTGGCTACCCGATACTTACTTCATCATGCATGGAGACTTTAAA GATCCAATAATACCGATGCATTTTGCCTTGCGCATATATCGGAATGGCACCATCAACTACTTGATGCGGCGTCACCTCATTTTGTCCTGTCAGGGAAGCCTCAACATATTCCCATTTGATGACCCATTGTGTTCATTTGCGTTAGAAAGTA TATCATACGAACAATCGGCTATAACTTATGTTTGGAAAAACGATGAAGACACTCTAAGGAAGTCACCGTCGTTAACGACGCTAAATGCCTACCTCATCAAGAACCAGACCATTCCTTGTCCCAATAAAGCGAGCTGGAGAG CTGATGGTTTAACACTTTACGAAGACGATGAAGACCTGACATGTAATCTTTGCCAGAGACGATTTGAGGAGCAAG GTAACTACAGCTGTCTAAAGGTGGACCTTATTTTTACAAGAGACCGAGCATTCTACTTTACCACAGTATTTATCCCTGGCATAATCCTGGTGACCTCTTCCTTCATCACATTTTGGCTGGAATGGAACGCAGTTCCAGCTCGTTCCATGATAG GTAATTACAGCTGCCTCAAAGTGGATCTAATCTTCACAAGAGATAGATCATTTTACTTCACTACTGTTTTCATTCCGGGCATCATTTTGGTGACGTCGTCTTTTATTACTTTTTGGTTGGAATGGAATGCAGTACCTGCTAGAGTCATGATAG GTGTAACAACCATGTTGAATTTCTTTACAACGTCCAATGGTTTCCGTTCAACGTTACCAGTGGTGTCGAATTTGACTGCAATGAACGTATGGGACGGAGTGTGCATGTGTTTCATCTACGCGTCCCTTCTTGAATTTGTCTGCGTCAATTACGTAGGTCGCAAGAGACCACTGCATAATGTGGTGTATAGGCCCGGCGAGAACCCAGTAACACAG CGACTGCCCGCAGTTCTGAGCAGAATTGGCATTATACTGGCCAGCCCCTTG ggTGATAAAAAGAGAGAGTCAACAACTGCAACAGATCTGGTGACGTGTACAGCATGTACAGGTGCGCCCGGATCTTGCACACATACGGCCAACAATGGCGGGGTTTCCGAG GTCCGTAAAAAGGAGCCTCCGCATCCAATCCGTGTGGCGAAGACGATCGACGTGATAGCTCGCTTTACCTTCCCCACTGCGTACGCCGTGTTTctcatcttcttcttcattcACTACAAGGCCTTCTCTTAA
- the LOC123867641 gene encoding glutamate-gated chloride channel isoform X7, translating into MGWSCVVARAVAVLLMLSRASALTSDIFAAGKSDKEILDNLLKNSRYDKRLLPPVDDPEFCCGLTSPNDTLNQNNIGLPSLRPRSHNRGVLTVNVSVLLLSLASPDESSLKYEVEFLLQQQWYDPRLRYSNQSHYDFLNAIHHHEDIWLPDTYFIMHGDFKDPIIPMHFALRIYRNGTINYLMRRHLILSCQGSLNIFPFDDPLCSFALESISYEQSAITYVWKNDEDTLRKSPSLTTLNAYLIKNQTIPCPNKASWRADGLTLYEDDEDLTCNLCQRRFEEQGNYSCLKVDLIFTRDRAFYFTTVFIPGIILVTSSFITFWLEWNAVPARSMIGNYSCLKVDLIFTRDRSFYFTTVFIPGIILVTSSFITFWLEWNAVPARVMIGVTTMLNFFTTSNGFRSTLPVVSNLTAMNVWDGVCMCFIYASLLEFVCVNYVGRKRPLHNVVYRPGENPVTQRLPAVLSRIGIILASPLPGDKKRESTTATDLVTCTACTGAPGSCTHTANNGGVSEVRKKEPPHPIRVAKTIDVIARFTFPTAYAVFLIFFFIHYKAFS; encoded by the exons ATGGGTTGGTCATGCGTTGTGGCACGCGCCGTGGCTGTCCTCCTCATGCTCAGCAGAGCATCTGCACTTACGTCcgatat ttttgcaGCGGGCAAGTCGGACAAAGAGATTCTGGACAATCTTCTGAAAAACTCCCGCTATGACAAAAGACTGCTCCCACCAGTAGATG ATCCTGAATTTTGTTGTGGTCTCACTTCGCCGAACGACACTctcaatcaaaataatattgggCTACCCTCGCTTCGGCCTCGATCGCACAATCGTG GTGTCCTCACCGTAAATGTTAGCGTGCTACTTCTTAGTTTAGCATCTCCAGATGAATCTAGTCTT AAATACGAGGTTGAATTTCTTCTGCAACAGCAGTGGTATGATCCTCGACTGCGGTATTCAAATCAGTCGCATTACGACTTCCTTAACGCCATCCATCATCACGAGGATATTTGGCTACCCGATACTTACTTCATCATGCATGGAGACTTTAAA GATCCAATAATACCGATGCATTTTGCCTTGCGCATATATCGGAATGGCACCATCAACTACTTGATGCGGCGTCACCTCATTTTGTCCTGTCAGGGAAGCCTCAACATATTCCCATTTGATGACCCATTGTGTTCATTTGCGTTAGAAAGTA TATCATACGAACAATCGGCTATAACTTATGTTTGGAAAAACGATGAAGACACTCTAAGGAAGTCACCGTCGTTAACGACGCTAAATGCCTACCTCATCAAGAACCAGACCATTCCTTGTCCCAATAAAGCGAGCTGGAGAG CTGATGGTTTAACACTTTACGAAGACGATGAAGACCTGACATGTAATCTTTGCCAGAGACGATTTGAGGAGCAAG GTAACTACAGCTGTCTAAAGGTGGACCTTATTTTTACAAGAGACCGAGCATTCTACTTTACCACAGTATTTATCCCTGGCATAATCCTGGTGACCTCTTCCTTCATCACATTTTGGCTGGAATGGAACGCAGTTCCAGCTCGTTCCATGATAG GTAATTACAGCTGCCTCAAAGTGGATCTAATCTTCACAAGAGATAGATCATTTTACTTCACTACTGTTTTCATTCCGGGCATCATTTTGGTGACGTCGTCTTTTATTACTTTTTGGTTGGAATGGAATGCAGTACCTGCTAGAGTCATGATAG GTGTAACAACCATGTTGAATTTCTTTACAACGTCCAATGGTTTCCGTTCAACGTTACCAGTGGTGTCGAATTTGACTGCAATGAACGTATGGGACGGAGTGTGCATGTGTTTCATCTACGCGTCCCTTCTTGAATTTGTCTGCGTCAATTACGTAGGTCGCAAGAGACCACTGCATAATGTGGTGTATAGGCCCGGCGAGAACCCAGTAACACAG CGACTGCCCGCAGTTCTGAGCAGAATTGGCATTATACTGGCCAGCCCCTTG CCT ggTGATAAAAAGAGAGAGTCAACAACTGCAACAGATCTGGTGACGTGTACAGCATGTACAGGTGCGCCCGGATCTTGCACACATACGGCCAACAATGGCGGGGTTTCCGAG GTCCGTAAAAAGGAGCCTCCGCATCCAATCCGTGTGGCGAAGACGATCGACGTGATAGCTCGCTTTACCTTCCCCACTGCGTACGCCGTGTTTctcatcttcttcttcattcACTACAAGGCCTTCTCTTAA
- the LOC123867641 gene encoding glutamate-gated chloride channel isoform X43 produces MGWSCVVARAVAVLLMLSRASALTSDIFAAGKSDKEILDNLLKNSRYDKRLLPPVDGVLTVNVSVLLLSLASPDESSLKYEVEFLLQQQWYDPRLRYSNQSHYDFLNAIHHHEDIWLPDTYFIMHGDFKDPIIPMHFALRIYRNGTINYLMRRHLILSCQGSLNIFPFDDPLCSFALESISYEQSAITYVWKNDEDTLRKSPSLTTLNAYLIKNQTIPCPNKASWRADGLTLYEDDEDLTCNLCQRRFEEQGNYSCLKVDLIFTRDRSFYFTTVFIPGIILVTSSFITFWLEWNAVPARVMIGVTTMLNFFTTSNGFRSTLPVVSNLTAMNVWDGVCMCFIYASLLEFVCVNYVGRKRPLHNVVYRPGENPVTQRLPAVLSRIGIILASPLEAMAFLHWAKSETPQPETSGAGDKKRESTTATDLVTCTACTGAPGSCTHTANNGGVSEVRKKEPPHPIRVAKTIDVIARFTFPTAYAVFLIFFFIHYKAFS; encoded by the exons ATGGGTTGGTCATGCGTTGTGGCACGCGCCGTGGCTGTCCTCCTCATGCTCAGCAGAGCATCTGCACTTACGTCcgatat ttttgcaGCGGGCAAGTCGGACAAAGAGATTCTGGACAATCTTCTGAAAAACTCCCGCTATGACAAAAGACTGCTCCCACCAGTAGATG GTGTCCTCACCGTAAATGTTAGCGTGCTACTTCTTAGTTTAGCATCTCCAGATGAATCTAGTCTT AAATACGAGGTTGAATTTCTTCTGCAACAGCAGTGGTATGATCCTCGACTGCGGTATTCAAATCAGTCGCATTACGACTTCCTTAACGCCATCCATCATCACGAGGATATTTGGCTACCCGATACTTACTTCATCATGCATGGAGACTTTAAA GATCCAATAATACCGATGCATTTTGCCTTGCGCATATATCGGAATGGCACCATCAACTACTTGATGCGGCGTCACCTCATTTTGTCCTGTCAGGGAAGCCTCAACATATTCCCATTTGATGACCCATTGTGTTCATTTGCGTTAGAAAGTA TATCATACGAACAATCGGCTATAACTTATGTTTGGAAAAACGATGAAGACACTCTAAGGAAGTCACCGTCGTTAACGACGCTAAATGCCTACCTCATCAAGAACCAGACCATTCCTTGTCCCAATAAAGCGAGCTGGAGAG CTGATGGTTTAACACTTTACGAAGACGATGAAGACCTGACATGTAATCTTTGCCAGAGACGATTTGAGGAGCAAG GTAATTACAGCTGCCTCAAAGTGGATCTAATCTTCACAAGAGATAGATCATTTTACTTCACTACTGTTTTCATTCCGGGCATCATTTTGGTGACGTCGTCTTTTATTACTTTTTGGTTGGAATGGAATGCAGTACCTGCTAGAGTCATGATAG GTGTAACAACCATGTTGAATTTCTTTACAACGTCCAATGGTTTCCGTTCAACGTTACCAGTGGTGTCGAATTTGACTGCAATGAACGTATGGGACGGAGTGTGCATGTGTTTCATCTACGCGTCCCTTCTTGAATTTGTCTGCGTCAATTACGTAGGTCGCAAGAGACCACTGCATAATGTGGTGTATAGGCCCGGCGAGAACCCAGTAACACAG CGACTGCCCGCAGTTCTGAGCAGAATTGGCATTATACTGGCCAGCCCCTTG GAGGCGATGGCATTCCTCCATTGGGCAAAATCTGAAACGCCTCAGCCGGAGACTAGCGGTGCT ggTGATAAAAAGAGAGAGTCAACAACTGCAACAGATCTGGTGACGTGTACAGCATGTACAGGTGCGCCCGGATCTTGCACACATACGGCCAACAATGGCGGGGTTTCCGAG GTCCGTAAAAAGGAGCCTCCGCATCCAATCCGTGTGGCGAAGACGATCGACGTGATAGCTCGCTTTACCTTCCCCACTGCGTACGCCGTGTTTctcatcttcttcttcattcACTACAAGGCCTTCTCTTAA
- the LOC123867641 gene encoding glutamate-gated chloride channel isoform X39, translating to MGWSCVVARAVAVLLMLSRASALTSDIFAAGKSDKEILDNLLKNSRYDKRLLPPVDGVLTVNVSVLLLSLASPDESSLKYEVEFLLQQQWYDPRLRYSNQSHYDFLNAIHHHEDIWLPDTYFIMHGDFKDPIIPMHFALRIYRNGTINYLMRRHLILSCQGSLNIFPFDDPLCSFALESISYEQSAITYVWKNDEDTLRKSPSLTTLNAYLIKNQTIPCPNKASWRGNYSCLKVDLIFTRDRAFYFTTVFIPGIILVTSSFITFWLEWNAVPARSMIGVTTMLNFFTTSNGFRSTLPVVSNLTAMNVWDGVCMCFIYASLLEFVCVNYVGRKRPLHNVVYRPGENPVTQRLPAVLSRIGIILASPLGDKKRESTTATDLVTCTACTGAPGSCTHTANNGGVSEVRKKEPPHPIRVAKTIDVIARFTFPTAYAVFLIFFFIHYKAFS from the exons ATGGGTTGGTCATGCGTTGTGGCACGCGCCGTGGCTGTCCTCCTCATGCTCAGCAGAGCATCTGCACTTACGTCcgatat ttttgcaGCGGGCAAGTCGGACAAAGAGATTCTGGACAATCTTCTGAAAAACTCCCGCTATGACAAAAGACTGCTCCCACCAGTAGATG GTGTCCTCACCGTAAATGTTAGCGTGCTACTTCTTAGTTTAGCATCTCCAGATGAATCTAGTCTT AAATACGAGGTTGAATTTCTTCTGCAACAGCAGTGGTATGATCCTCGACTGCGGTATTCAAATCAGTCGCATTACGACTTCCTTAACGCCATCCATCATCACGAGGATATTTGGCTACCCGATACTTACTTCATCATGCATGGAGACTTTAAA GATCCAATAATACCGATGCATTTTGCCTTGCGCATATATCGGAATGGCACCATCAACTACTTGATGCGGCGTCACCTCATTTTGTCCTGTCAGGGAAGCCTCAACATATTCCCATTTGATGACCCATTGTGTTCATTTGCGTTAGAAAGTA TATCATACGAACAATCGGCTATAACTTATGTTTGGAAAAACGATGAAGACACTCTAAGGAAGTCACCGTCGTTAACGACGCTAAATGCCTACCTCATCAAGAACCAGACCATTCCTTGTCCCAATAAAGCGAGCTGGAGAG GTAACTACAGCTGTCTAAAGGTGGACCTTATTTTTACAAGAGACCGAGCATTCTACTTTACCACAGTATTTATCCCTGGCATAATCCTGGTGACCTCTTCCTTCATCACATTTTGGCTGGAATGGAACGCAGTTCCAGCTCGTTCCATGATAG GTGTAACAACCATGTTGAATTTCTTTACAACGTCCAATGGTTTCCGTTCAACGTTACCAGTGGTGTCGAATTTGACTGCAATGAACGTATGGGACGGAGTGTGCATGTGTTTCATCTACGCGTCCCTTCTTGAATTTGTCTGCGTCAATTACGTAGGTCGCAAGAGACCACTGCATAATGTGGTGTATAGGCCCGGCGAGAACCCAGTAACACAG CGACTGCCCGCAGTTCTGAGCAGAATTGGCATTATACTGGCCAGCCCCTTG ggTGATAAAAAGAGAGAGTCAACAACTGCAACAGATCTGGTGACGTGTACAGCATGTACAGGTGCGCCCGGATCTTGCACACATACGGCCAACAATGGCGGGGTTTCCGAG GTCCGTAAAAAGGAGCCTCCGCATCCAATCCGTGTGGCGAAGACGATCGACGTGATAGCTCGCTTTACCTTCCCCACTGCGTACGCCGTGTTTctcatcttcttcttcattcACTACAAGGCCTTCTCTTAA